The following are from one region of the Vibrio rarus genome:
- a CDS encoding NAD(P)/FAD-dependent oxidoreductase gives MKIAIIGTGISGLTCAYRLHQQHDVTLFEANDYIGGHTATVDVVVEGVSYSVDTGFIVYNDRTYPNFIQMMNEIGVKGRATQMSFSVRNDGNGLEYNGHGLSHLFAQKRNWFNPKFYAFIREIIRFNKLAKTVVADESVNDQTLGTFLQQHQFSDYFSENYILPMGAAIWSSTLADMRAFPLTFFLRFFLNHGLLDIKNRPQWYVIEGGSRAYIEPLCRGFADNIQLRSAVEKVQRTSAGIKLQVNGEWQSFDQVIFACHSDQALKILGEESTAVENDILGCMRYQANEVILHTDEQWLPKRSKAWASWNYYIEGGHNQQHKQPTLTYNMNILQHIRSPHTFCVSLNNGANINKQKVLKTFIYDHPVFSLPSIAAQQRAHELQGKNNSWFCGAYWRNGFHEDGVVSALNVVKGIEGLTCGDPIASHLTQVSKKTLSQSQSSSATKPLSTKPRATKPQAAKPQAAKPQQGAA, from the coding sequence ATGAAAATAGCAATTATTGGCACAGGTATTTCCGGTTTAACTTGCGCATATCGTCTACACCAGCAACATGATGTCACCCTTTTTGAAGCTAACGACTATATTGGTGGGCATACCGCTACCGTGGATGTTGTAGTGGAAGGGGTGTCCTACAGTGTGGATACGGGGTTTATTGTCTATAACGACAGAACCTACCCTAATTTTATACAGATGATGAATGAAATTGGGGTTAAGGGCAGAGCGACGCAAATGAGCTTTAGCGTGCGCAATGATGGTAATGGTTTGGAATACAATGGCCACGGACTGAGCCATTTATTTGCGCAAAAACGAAACTGGTTTAACCCTAAGTTTTATGCCTTTATTAGAGAGATAATTCGCTTTAATAAGCTAGCAAAAACCGTAGTGGCCGACGAGTCTGTTAATGATCAAACATTGGGTACATTTTTACAGCAGCACCAGTTTAGTGATTATTTTAGCGAAAACTACATCTTACCCATGGGGGCTGCCATTTGGTCATCCACATTGGCAGACATGCGCGCTTTCCCGTTGACTTTTTTCTTACGCTTTTTTTTAAATCACGGCTTATTAGACATCAAAAACAGGCCACAATGGTATGTCATTGAAGGGGGATCGCGTGCCTATATTGAGCCTTTATGCCGAGGCTTTGCCGATAACATTCAGTTACGCAGTGCCGTTGAAAAAGTGCAAAGGACCTCAGCTGGTATCAAGTTGCAGGTGAACGGGGAGTGGCAGAGCTTCGACCAAGTGATTTTTGCCTGTCATAGTGACCAAGCACTGAAGATCCTTGGAGAAGAAAGCACCGCGGTGGAGAATGACATTCTTGGCTGTATGCGCTATCAAGCCAATGAAGTGATTTTACATACCGATGAACAATGGCTACCAAAACGGTCTAAAGCGTGGGCTTCTTGGAATTACTACATTGAAGGGGGCCACAACCAACAGCACAAGCAGCCAACGCTGACATATAACATGAATATCCTGCAACATATTCGATCACCGCACACCTTTTGTGTCTCCCTCAACAATGGCGCTAATATCAATAAACAAAAGGTATTAAAGACCTTTATTTATGATCATCCAGTGTTTAGCTTGCCGTCGATAGCCGCGCAGCAACGTGCCCATGAATTACAGGGGAAAAACAACAGCTGGTTTTGTGGCGCATATTGGAGAAATGGATTTCACGAAGATGGCGTGGTCAGTGCACTGAATGTGGTGAAGGGCATTGAGGGGTTAACCTGCGGTGACCCTATTGCTTCTCATTTAACTCAGGTCAGTAAAAAGACCTTAAGCCAATCCCAATCATCGTCTGCAACTAAACCACTGTCAACGAAACCACGGGCAACTAAACCACAGGCAGCTAAACCACAGGCAGCTAAGCCGCAACAGGGCGCCGCATGA
- a CDS encoding SDR family NAD(P)-dependent oxidoreductase, translating into MKTILITGATSGIGEQLARDYANEGWQVYACGRNAAQLQTLSTMSENVMPLQFDITDLASCKVALDKLDPKPTTWLFNAGDCEYLNNGVMDASLIQRVFAINVVGLANCIEGAQGNFAPKDHLVIVGSIASEMALPRAEAYGASKAAVSYLARTLAIDLAHKGIKVSTVFPGFVKTPLTDKNDFPMPMMVTVKEASKAIKHGISLGKSHIYFPKRFTWILRLLGSLPYSIQQGLAKKLIKDKQ; encoded by the coding sequence ATGAAGACGATTCTAATTACCGGCGCCACCTCCGGCATAGGTGAACAGTTGGCGAGAGACTATGCCAATGAGGGGTGGCAAGTGTATGCCTGTGGCCGTAATGCAGCCCAATTGCAAACGCTCAGTACTATGAGTGAAAACGTGATGCCTTTGCAATTTGATATTACCGATTTAGCCTCGTGTAAAGTGGCCTTAGACAAACTTGATCCTAAGCCCACAACTTGGCTGTTTAATGCTGGGGATTGCGAATATCTCAATAATGGGGTGATGGACGCGTCGCTGATACAAAGGGTGTTTGCCATTAACGTCGTAGGATTAGCCAATTGTATAGAAGGGGCTCAGGGGAATTTTGCCCCTAAAGATCATTTGGTGATAGTGGGTTCTATCGCCAGTGAGATGGCTTTACCAAGAGCTGAGGCCTATGGCGCTTCTAAAGCGGCGGTGAGTTATTTAGCGCGCACACTGGCCATAGATTTGGCGCACAAAGGGATTAAAGTTAGCACAGTTTTTCCTGGCTTTGTGAAAACACCATTAACGGATAAAAATGATTTTCCAATGCCAATGATGGTAACAGTAAAAGAGGCATCAAAGGCGATTAAGCACGGCATAAGTTTAGGCAAATCGCACATTTATTTTCCGAAACGCTTTACTTGGATATTAAGGCTTTTGGGCAGTTTACCCTACTCAATACAGCAGGGTTTGGCCAAAAAACTGATTAAGGATAAACAGTGA
- a CDS encoding nuclear transport factor 2 family protein, with protein sequence MDIDNVADVYQKLSKETLQDLAQIYHQDVVFEDSAHTLNGWDALSQYFHTLYQNVIDCRFDIKSQHQVDDSGFIIWTMYLRHPKLNRGKDVAVQGVSHIKFRRGKIIHHRDYFDMGEMLYEHLPVLGSVIRAIKKRLGQA encoded by the coding sequence ATGGATATCGATAACGTCGCGGACGTATACCAAAAACTGAGTAAAGAGACCTTGCAAGATCTGGCTCAGATCTACCATCAAGACGTGGTATTTGAGGATTCGGCGCACACCCTCAATGGTTGGGATGCCTTGTCTCAATATTTTCATACCTTGTACCAAAATGTCATTGATTGCCGCTTTGACATTAAAAGCCAACATCAAGTGGACGACAGTGGCTTTATTATCTGGACTATGTATTTACGTCACCCAAAGCTCAACCGTGGTAAAGATGTGGCCGTGCAGGGGGTCAGTCATATTAAGTTCCGCCGAGGCAAAATTATTCATCATCGTGATTATTTTGATATGGGTGAAATGCTCTATGAACACCTGCCGGTATTGGGCAGCGTGATTAGAGCTATCAAAAAACGGTTAGGTCAAGCATGA